The DNA window GAGGCGTTCAGCTTGCCGTAGCCGGGCACCGGCCGCAGCCCGCCGTCGACCCGCATCATCGGCGGCGAGCCGACGGTCAGGTGCAGGTCGGAGCCGCGTGACTCCACCAGAGTGACGAGCAACTGGTCGAGCACGTCCAGATCGTCCGAGGTGGCGGCCGTCTCGGGCGGCCGAACCTGCTCGATCGTGTCCATCTCTCGCTCCCAGTCCTTTCACTGTCCGATGCCTGTTGAATCGGCACGGCGGGGACGCGCTTTAGTGATGGCCCGCCACCGGTCAGACCGCCACCCGGGAGACCTCCCGGATCGAGGTCAGCCCGCCGGCGGCTTTGGCCAGGCCGTCGGAGCGCAGGTCGTACATGCCCTGGGCCAGGGCGGCCTCGCGGATCTCGCCGGCCGAGGCCCGCCGGATGGTCATCGACTCGATCTCCGCGGTCACCGGCATCACCTCGTGCAGCGCGATCCGGCCCTTGTAACCGGTGTTCGCGCAGTTGCGGCAGCCGACCGGCCGGTACAGCACCTCGGGGTAGGCCAGGTCCTCCATCGGCCAGCGGGCGGCCATGATCTCCTCCTCGGTCGGCGCGTACGCCTCCTTGCACCAGTCGCAGATCCGCCGGGCCAGCCGCTGTGCCAGCACGCAGTCCAGCGACGAGCCGACCAGGAACGGCTCGATGCCCATCTCGGTGAGCCGGGTGACCGCACCCGGCGCGTCGTTGGTGTGCAGGGTGGAGAGCAAGAGGTGGCCGGTGAGCGCGGCCTCGACCGCGATCTGCGCGGTGTTGCCGTCCCGGATCTCGCCGATCAGCACCACGTCCGGGTCGGTCCGCAGGATCGCCGGCAGCACCGAGGCGAACGTCAGCCCGGCCTTCGCGTTGACCTGCACCTGGTTGATCCCGCGCAACCGGTACTCGACCGGGTCCTCCACGGTGATCACGTTGATCTCCGGCCGGCTGATCTTGCCGAGGGTGGCGTAGAGCGTGGTGGACTTGCCGGAGCCGGTCGGGCCGGTGACCAGGACCATGCCGTGCGGTTTGGTGAACGAAGCGCTGAACCGGTCCAGGTTGTGCTGGGTGAAGCCCAGCTTCGAGAGGTCCAGGTCGATGCCGCCGGTGTCCAGGACGCGGAGCACGATCTTCTCGCCCCAGACCGTGGGCAGCGTCGCGGTACGCAGGTCGACGGTCCGGTCCCGGATAAGCGCGCTGATCCGGCCGTTCTGCGGCAGCCGCTTCTCGGTGATGTCGACGCCAGACATGATCTTTATACGCGAGGTGAGCGCGGCCATCACGCCGCGCGGCACGATGTCCAGCTCGTGCAGCACGCCGTCGATCCGGTACCGCACCCGCATGTCGTCCTCGGTCGGCTC is part of the Actinoplanes missouriensis 431 genome and encodes:
- a CDS encoding GspE/PulE family protein, yielding MDQTFRPLLDALKQIGVDPHAVDAAADEAQRSGRSVRAVLINDQVVTEEQLTKAAAAAFGINTLDLVGFTPDPTALKRIPLPVVLRHRVLGLAINDGELVVGVTDPADVVALDDVRAATGMTIRPVVVARSEVRRIIERLQREGADLADLADEVEDSAMSAQATSTEDAPIVRYVNSLIEQAVMNRASDLHLEPTEDDMRVRYRIDGVLHELDIVPRGVMAALTSRIKIMSGVDITEKRLPQNGRISALIRDRTVDLRTATLPTVWGEKIVLRVLDTGGIDLDLSKLGFTQHNLDRFSASFTKPHGMVLVTGPTGSGKSTTLYATLGKISRPEINVITVEDPVEYRLRGINQVQVNAKAGLTFASVLPAILRTDPDVVLIGEIRDGNTAQIAVEAALTGHLLLSTLHTNDAPGAVTRLTEMGIEPFLVGSSLDCVLAQRLARRICDWCKEAYAPTEEEIMAARWPMEDLAYPEVLYRPVGCRNCANTGYKGRIALHEVMPVTAEIESMTIRRASAGEIREAALAQGMYDLRSDGLAKAAGGLTSIREVSRVAV